One window from the genome of Nicotiana tomentosiformis chromosome 5, ASM39032v3, whole genome shotgun sequence encodes:
- the LOC138892801 gene encoding uncharacterized protein — MTHQVSAIVHSMVPKLEDPDAFTILCTIGRADFAKALCDLGASINLMPYSVFKTLVIGQPRPTSKRLQMADHTMKRPLGIIDDVLVRVDKFILPTDFVILDCEVDYEVPIIFGIPSLAKGKALVDVKADELIFRVGDEKVVFHVCKSMRQPNSNDICSFVDIVIEVIVDDTSAMMNVDDTL; from the coding sequence atgacacatcaagtgagtgctattgtgcactcaatggttccgaaattggaagatcccgacgCTTTCACAATCCTTTGCACTATTGGGAgggccgactttgccaaagctctatgtgatctaggggcgagtatcaacttgatgccttaCTCGGTATTTAAAACTTTGgtaattgggcaaccaagacccacatctaagaggttacaaatggcggatcatactatgaagagaccattgggtattattgatgatgtgttggttcgtgttgataaattcatcctCCCgacggactttgtgattcttgattgcgaagtggactatgaggtgcctattatctttgGTATACCTTCCCTTGCTaaggggaaggctcttgttgatgtgaaaGCCGATGAGCTCATtttccgggtgggcgatgaaaaggtggttttccatgtatgcaaatctatgaggcaaccgaatagcaatgacatttgttcgtttgtggacatAGTGatcgaggtgattgttgatgatactagtgccatgatgaatgttgatgatactttgtag